One window from the genome of Cyclobacterium amurskyense encodes:
- a CDS encoding T9SS type A sorting domain-containing protein, with the protein MNEEKYTVRLTIIVLLFLVLSFPGKFSAVAQSVSRSFETKISFPKELNTPTINFNLQSIGNKKFKLVLDKPNAQLTNVKIFDILGNLILQDQLLPDDGLQKNYDFTHLNSRIFVVEVGNAKYNKTKSIYANPHGTMEKEANLDE; encoded by the coding sequence ATGAATGAAGAAAAATATACCGTTAGGTTAACGATAATTGTACTCCTTTTTTTAGTCCTTTCCTTCCCGGGGAAATTTTCTGCTGTGGCCCAGAGTGTTAGTAGGTCCTTTGAAACAAAAATTTCATTCCCGAAGGAGTTGAATACCCCTACCATCAATTTTAACTTACAGTCTATAGGTAACAAAAAATTTAAGCTTGTACTTGACAAACCTAATGCTCAATTAACCAATGTGAAAATTTTTGACATATTGGGGAATTTAATCCTACAGGACCAACTTTTACCGGATGATGGATTACAAAAGAATTATGACTTCACCCACCTTAACAGTAGAATCTTTGTAGTGGAAGTTGGTAATGCCAAGTACAACAAGACAAAAAGTATTTATGCCAATCCTCATGGCACAATGGAAAAAGAGGCCAATTTGGATGAATAG
- a CDS encoding UDP-2,3-diacylglucosamine diphosphatase has product MIIALKGAQKVYFVSDFHLGTPDELSSRQREEKIVRWLDEIEKDAAAIFFVGDIFDFWFEYEKVIPKGFFRFFAKITMLRSKGIPLFFFTGNHDLWMKDYFSEELGIPVFQHPQEIIINEKRFLVGHGDGLGPGDKKYKLLKKFFTSSACKWMFKWLHPDIGIAIAQAWSKNSRLTNELKKEDEYKGKDHEWLFQYSQEIESKIHFDYYVFGHRHLPLNLPINESSVYFNLGEWVNQCYYGEFDGMSFQLKQYNGYAIKAN; this is encoded by the coding sequence ATGATAATTGCTCTGAAAGGAGCACAAAAAGTTTATTTTGTTTCTGATTTTCATCTAGGAACGCCGGATGAATTGTCCAGCAGACAAAGGGAAGAAAAAATTGTAAGATGGCTTGATGAAATTGAGAAAGATGCTGCTGCGATTTTTTTTGTAGGGGATATATTTGATTTCTGGTTTGAATACGAGAAGGTTATTCCAAAAGGATTCTTTAGGTTTTTTGCCAAAATCACAATGTTGCGGAGCAAGGGTATTCCACTGTTCTTTTTCACGGGAAATCATGATTTATGGATGAAGGATTATTTCTCAGAAGAATTGGGCATTCCTGTATTTCAACATCCCCAAGAAATAATCATTAACGAAAAACGATTTCTTGTCGGTCACGGAGATGGTCTTGGTCCAGGTGATAAAAAATACAAACTTCTTAAAAAGTTTTTCACCAGCAGTGCCTGCAAATGGATGTTTAAATGGCTGCATCCAGATATTGGTATCGCCATAGCACAGGCATGGTCCAAAAACAGCAGACTTACCAATGAATTGAAAAAGGAAGATGAGTATAAGGGAAAAGACCATGAATGGTTGTTTCAATATAGCCAGGAGATAGAAAGCAAAATTCATTTTGATTATTATGTTTTCGGCCACAGGCACCTGCCTTTGAATTTACCCATAAATGAAAGCTCCGTATATTTTAATCTTGGGGAATGGGTCAACCAATGTTATTATGGTGAATTCGACGGCATGAGCTTTCAACTAAAGCAGTACAATGGCTATGCGATTAAAGCGAATTGA
- a CDS encoding FKBP-type peptidyl-prolyl cis-trans isomerase — MSVATKGNTVKVHYTGKLKDGTIFDSSQDREPLEFVLGDGKMIKGFDVAVEGMKVGDDKSVTIPTDDAYGPKREDMMLDVPLDQVPAEIKPEVGMDLSIQNQQGQPTPVKVVHIDDTKITLDANHPLAGEDLVFEIKLVEVV; from the coding sequence ATGTCTGTAGCAACTAAAGGAAATACCGTAAAGGTACACTACACAGGAAAACTGAAAGACGGAACTATATTCGATTCTTCACAAGATAGAGAACCTTTGGAGTTCGTTTTGGGAGATGGAAAAATGATAAAAGGATTTGACGTTGCCGTAGAAGGCATGAAAGTAGGAGACGATAAAAGTGTTACGATTCCAACTGATGATGCTTATGGTCCTAAAAGAGAAGACATGATGTTGGATGTTCCCTTGGATCAAGTGCCAGCTGAAATCAAACCTGAAGTAGGAATGGATTTATCTATCCAAAACCAACAAGGTCAACCGACTCCTGTGAAAGTGGTACATATTGATGATACCAAAATCACTTTGGATGCCAATCATCCTCTAGCAGGTGAAGATTTGGTATTTGAAATTAAACTTGTTGAAGTAGTTTAA
- a CDS encoding UDP-2,3-diacylglucosamine diphosphatase — protein METDFKTIILSDIHLGTKGSKAKEVVRFLKQYKCENLILNGDIIDGWQLKKSGSWKRKHTRVFNRILKMIDGNSTKVFYLRGNHDDFLDQILPLEIGRLSILKDMVYESHGRRYFITHGDVFDNITTNLRWIAYLGDIGYTFLLWLNTQVNLYRRKKGLPYFSLSQYVKSKVKSAVTYIDDFEKELCKIAKSKNCDGIICGHIHKAEIRRIEGIDYYNSGDWVETLSALAEDHEGNWQLIYYNELDFSQIDKNKVVKIKEIPINQAKNYY, from the coding sequence TTGGAAACAGATTTTAAAACAATTATTCTTTCTGACATCCACCTTGGAACCAAAGGCTCCAAAGCCAAAGAAGTGGTAAGGTTTTTAAAGCAATACAAATGCGAAAACCTGATTCTCAATGGAGACATTATAGATGGATGGCAACTTAAAAAATCAGGAAGCTGGAAGCGGAAGCACACCAGAGTATTCAATAGAATATTGAAAATGATTGATGGTAACAGCACCAAGGTGTTTTACCTGAGAGGCAATCATGATGATTTTTTGGATCAGATACTTCCCCTAGAGATTGGCAGACTTTCAATTCTCAAAGACATGGTCTATGAAAGTCATGGAAGAAGGTATTTCATTACTCATGGAGATGTATTTGACAATATTACCACCAACCTTCGCTGGATCGCTTACCTTGGAGATATTGGCTATACTTTTTTACTCTGGCTCAATACCCAAGTAAACCTTTATCGTCGCAAAAAAGGCCTTCCCTATTTTTCCCTTTCTCAATATGTGAAATCAAAGGTTAAATCTGCGGTTACTTATATAGATGATTTTGAAAAAGAGCTTTGCAAAATTGCCAAATCAAAAAATTGTGATGGTATAATCTGTGGCCACATCCACAAAGCCGAAATCAGAAGGATTGAGGGGATAGACTATTATAATTCTGGAGATTGGGTAGAAACCTTAAGCGCCTTGGCAGAAGACCATGAAGGCAACTGGCAACTTATCTATTATAACGAATTGGATTTTAGTCAAATTGACAAAAACAAGGTCGTGAAAATTAAAGAAATTCCGATCAACCAAGCCAAGAACTATTACTAA
- the rsfS gene encoding ribosome silencing factor: MTAEELCKVIVKGMEDKKASDIVMMDLRDIFSTMTDFFVICSATSDTQVDGISNAIEEEVYKANKEKPWMSEGKSTSQWVLLDYVNVVVHVFLKDKREFYQLEELWGDAKITKINPQ, encoded by the coding sequence ATGACGGCAGAAGAGCTGTGCAAAGTTATAGTAAAAGGAATGGAAGATAAAAAGGCTTCTGACATTGTAATGATGGACTTGAGGGATATCTTTAGCACGATGACTGATTTTTTTGTGATTTGTTCAGCCACATCCGACACACAGGTGGATGGTATATCCAACGCGATCGAAGAAGAAGTTTACAAAGCGAATAAAGAAAAACCCTGGATGAGTGAAGGGAAAAGCACCAGCCAGTGGGTTCTATTGGACTATGTAAATGTAGTTGTTCATGTTTTCTTAAAAGATAAGCGGGAATTTTACCAATTAGAGGAGCTCTGGGGTGATGCGAAGATCACCAAAATTAATCCTCAATAA
- a CDS encoding DoxX family membrane protein encodes MKSMSYVFIRLGIGISMLGHGLVRIPKLTAFSEGMLKNFKDSLLPNFMLIPFTYALPFVEFLIGFLLILGWQTKNAAVIGGVLMLILIGGTSLIENWGALPSQMIHLLFFVLVYEFNQSNTLALDKSQGSN; translated from the coding sequence ATGAAATCAATGTCTTATGTTTTTATCCGCTTAGGGATTGGGATTAGCATGTTAGGCCATGGCTTGGTGAGGATTCCAAAGCTAACTGCCTTTAGTGAGGGTATGCTTAAAAATTTTAAGGATTCACTTTTGCCTAACTTTATGTTGATTCCGTTTACCTATGCTTTACCGTTTGTAGAGTTTTTAATTGGCTTCCTTTTAATTCTTGGTTGGCAAACAAAAAATGCAGCAGTAATAGGTGGAGTATTAATGCTTATATTGATCGGAGGAACAAGTTTAATAGAGAATTGGGGTGCTTTGCCTTCTCAAATGATTCATCTGTTGTTTTTTGTTTTGGTTTATGAATTTAATCAGTCCAATACTCTGGCATTGGACAAATCGCAAGGCAGCAATTAG
- the ftsH gene encoding ATP-dependent zinc metalloprotease FtsH translates to MSNNKSKKFVPKPPQKPNFQLWLIITAVIVLIGVTWFNQNTATVEITMKRFEDMVLSSDVKKVTVIFNQNYVEVTLKEEALENQRYKDELESQNRFSNPTGPHYKIKIASVDNFIENYTQLEEKLPESERIGYSAKEEESWGNWISSFGFLILIFFLFWMMMRRMSGPSGPGGQIFNVGKSKAQLFDAENKVKITFDNVAGLDEAKEEVEEIVEFLKTPAKFTKLGGKIPKGALLIGPPGTGKTLLAKAVAGEAGVPFFTLSGSDFVEMFVGVGAARVRDLFKQAKEKAPCIIFIDEIDAIGRSRGKGQMPGSNDERENTLNSLLVEMDGFGTDSGVIVLAATNRPDVLDSALLRAGRFDRQISIDKPDIVGREAIFKVHLEPIKTADDIEPKKLAAQTPGFAGAEIANVCNEAALIAARRNKNAVDMQDFQDAVDRVIGGLEKKNKIISPEEKKIVAYHEAGHAVAGWFLEHADPLVKVSIVPRGIAALGYAQYLPKEQFLYQTEQLIDEMCMALGGRAAEEITFGKISTGALSDLERITKMAYSIVSVYGMNDKIGNVSFYDSKGGEYKFDKPYSENTAQTIDEEVRKLIEHAYSKTLELLRDKKMELEKIAKELLEKEILFQADLESLIGKRPFDKETTYEKFTKNTDEVKTLEEPKDQTSDTDDEKEDVIENKD, encoded by the coding sequence ATGAGTAATAATAAATCTAAAAAATTTGTTCCTAAACCTCCCCAAAAGCCAAACTTTCAGCTCTGGTTGATTATTACCGCTGTTATCGTCCTCATCGGCGTAACTTGGTTCAATCAAAATACAGCCACTGTTGAAATTACCATGAAACGCTTTGAGGACATGGTTTTAAGTAGTGATGTAAAAAAAGTAACCGTCATATTTAACCAAAACTATGTTGAAGTCACCCTCAAGGAGGAAGCTCTGGAAAACCAGAGGTACAAAGACGAACTAGAAAGTCAAAATAGGTTCTCCAATCCAACAGGACCACACTATAAAATTAAAATCGCTTCGGTCGATAATTTCATAGAGAATTATACCCAACTGGAAGAAAAGCTGCCAGAAAGTGAAAGAATCGGGTACTCTGCTAAAGAAGAAGAAAGTTGGGGCAACTGGATCTCAAGCTTTGGCTTTTTGATTTTGATATTTTTCCTATTCTGGATGATGATGCGTAGAATGTCCGGCCCTAGCGGTCCAGGTGGACAGATTTTCAACGTAGGTAAATCCAAAGCTCAATTATTTGATGCAGAGAATAAGGTGAAAATAACCTTCGACAATGTTGCCGGACTAGACGAAGCAAAAGAAGAAGTAGAAGAAATTGTAGAATTTCTTAAAACACCAGCCAAATTCACCAAATTAGGTGGTAAGATACCAAAAGGTGCCCTGCTAATAGGCCCTCCAGGTACAGGTAAAACTTTATTAGCCAAAGCTGTGGCAGGAGAAGCAGGTGTACCTTTCTTCACCCTATCTGGTTCTGACTTTGTAGAAATGTTTGTAGGAGTAGGTGCTGCTAGGGTACGTGACCTGTTCAAGCAAGCCAAAGAAAAAGCACCTTGTATTATCTTTATTGATGAAATAGATGCCATAGGTAGATCAAGAGGCAAAGGTCAAATGCCAGGATCAAATGATGAGAGAGAAAATACACTAAACTCCCTCTTAGTAGAAATGGATGGATTTGGAACGGATTCCGGTGTAATCGTTCTTGCAGCGACTAACCGTCCAGATGTTCTAGACAGTGCCCTTTTAAGAGCTGGTAGATTTGATCGCCAGATAAGCATAGACAAACCAGATATCGTAGGTAGAGAAGCCATCTTTAAAGTTCACCTTGAACCGATCAAGACAGCAGATGACATTGAACCAAAAAAATTAGCGGCTCAAACGCCTGGTTTTGCAGGTGCTGAAATTGCTAACGTTTGTAATGAAGCTGCATTGATAGCTGCTAGGCGCAATAAAAACGCTGTGGACATGCAAGATTTCCAAGATGCTGTGGATAGAGTGATTGGTGGATTAGAGAAGAAAAACAAGATTATATCTCCAGAAGAGAAAAAGATTGTGGCTTACCACGAAGCTGGACATGCTGTTGCCGGTTGGTTTTTAGAACATGCAGATCCATTGGTAAAAGTAAGTATTGTACCAAGAGGAATAGCTGCGCTAGGCTATGCTCAGTACCTTCCAAAGGAACAGTTTCTATATCAAACAGAACAGCTTATTGATGAGATGTGTATGGCATTAGGCGGTAGAGCTGCTGAGGAAATTACATTTGGAAAAATCTCTACAGGTGCTTTGAGTGACTTGGAAAGAATTACTAAAATGGCCTATTCAATAGTTTCAGTATATGGGATGAATGATAAAATAGGCAATGTATCTTTCTATGACTCTAAAGGAGGTGAATATAAATTTGACAAACCTTACTCTGAGAATACTGCTCAAACAATAGATGAAGAAGTTCGAAAATTGATAGAACATGCTTATTCTAAAACCCTAGAGCTCTTGAGAGACAAAAAGATGGAGTTGGAGAAAATAGCTAAGGAACTCCTAGAAAAAGAGATCTTATTTCAGGCAGATTTAGAAAGCCTGATTGGTAAAAGACCTTTTGACAAAGAGACTACTTACGAGAAGTTTACCAAAAACACTGATGAGGTAAAAACCCTCGAAGAGCCTAAAGATCAGACTTCTGATACAGATGATGAAAAAGAGGATGTTATAGAAAATAAAGACTAA
- the ahcY gene encoding adenosylhomocysteinase translates to MSATKSQEYVQYKVKDISLAAYGRKEIRLAESEMPGLMALREEFGESQPLKGARIAGCLHMTIQTAVLIETLVALGAEVTWSSCNIFSTQDHAAAAIAAAGISVYAWKGLSEKDFDWCIEQTLFFGEEKAPLNMILDDGGDLTNMVLDKYPELVGDIKGLSEETTTGVHRLYERMKNGTLPIPAINVNDSVTKSKFDNKYGCKESLVDAIRRATDIMMAGKVAAVAGYGDVGKGSAASLRGAGARVIVSEIDPICALQAAMDGFEVKKMIDAVKEADIVVTATGNKDIITEAHFRALKDKAIVCNIGHFDNEIDMAWLNGNYGHTKDEIKPQVDLYNVDGNDIIVLAEGRLVNLGCATGHPSFVMSNSFANQTLAQLELWTNTDQYEAGVYVLPKHLDEKVAELHLKKLGVVLDELSEEQAEYIGVSSKGPFKPDYYRY, encoded by the coding sequence ATGTCAGCGACAAAATCACAGGAATACGTTCAATACAAGGTAAAAGATATCTCACTTGCCGCTTATGGGCGGAAAGAAATTCGACTTGCAGAGAGTGAAATGCCAGGACTTATGGCACTCAGAGAAGAGTTTGGAGAATCACAGCCATTGAAAGGAGCCAGGATTGCAGGATGCCTTCACATGACTATACAGACTGCTGTATTAATTGAAACTTTAGTTGCTTTAGGTGCTGAAGTTACCTGGTCTTCTTGTAATATCTTTTCTACTCAAGACCATGCGGCAGCAGCTATTGCAGCGGCAGGTATAAGTGTTTACGCTTGGAAAGGACTTTCTGAGAAAGATTTTGATTGGTGCATCGAACAAACCTTATTTTTTGGAGAGGAAAAAGCTCCTTTGAACATGATTTTGGATGATGGTGGTGATTTGACCAATATGGTATTGGATAAATACCCTGAATTGGTAGGAGATATAAAAGGACTTTCTGAAGAAACAACTACTGGAGTTCATAGACTTTATGAAAGGATGAAAAATGGTACCCTACCAATTCCTGCAATAAACGTAAATGACTCCGTTACCAAATCTAAATTTGATAACAAATACGGTTGCAAGGAATCTCTTGTAGACGCCATTAGAAGAGCAACTGATATTATGATGGCAGGTAAAGTGGCTGCTGTAGCTGGATATGGAGATGTTGGAAAAGGTTCTGCCGCATCCCTTCGTGGAGCGGGTGCAAGAGTTATTGTTTCTGAAATTGATCCAATATGTGCCCTTCAAGCTGCCATGGATGGTTTTGAAGTGAAAAAAATGATTGATGCAGTAAAAGAAGCAGACATTGTAGTGACTGCTACTGGAAACAAAGACATCATTACGGAAGCTCACTTTAGAGCCCTAAAAGACAAGGCCATTGTTTGTAATATTGGTCATTTTGACAATGAAATTGATATGGCCTGGTTAAATGGGAATTATGGTCATACTAAAGATGAGATCAAACCTCAGGTAGATTTATACAATGTAGACGGCAATGATATAATTGTTCTTGCAGAAGGTAGGCTTGTCAATTTAGGTTGTGCAACTGGTCATCCTTCTTTTGTAATGTCCAATTCATTTGCTAACCAGACCTTGGCGCAGTTGGAATTGTGGACCAATACAGATCAATATGAAGCTGGGGTTTATGTGCTTCCAAAGCATTTGGATGAAAAAGTGGCTGAATTGCACCTTAAAAAATTAGGCGTTGTGTTGGATGAATTATCCGAAGAACAAGCTGAATACATTGGCGTAAGCAGTAAAGGACCTTTCAAACCTGATTATTACAGGTATTAA
- a CDS encoding sigma-54-dependent transcriptional regulator: MEEKNLGKILIVDDNEDLLFAAKMLLKKHAREVFIEKDPRRIPFLINNNNYDVVLLDMNFTEDTTSGKEGFHWLRKIKEIDPKAVVILITAFGDVEMAVQALKEGATDFILKPWQNEKLIATLSAAIKLKESYNQVDKLSSRQKQLQADMKKPFSEIIGHSASMKNVFSIIEKVAKTDANILILGENGTGKELIARAIHEQSERHDEIFVGVDMGAITESLFESELFGHKKGAYTDAKEDRAGRFEVADNGTLFLDEIGNLSMPLQSKLLTVLQKREVTRIGSNKSLPIDIRLICATNMPIHDMILESTFRQDLLYRINTVEIFLPPLRDRQDDIPILAEHFLKVYASKYRKQFKGLKHSAHQLLQRYSWPGNIRELQHAIERAIIMAEGEELDSRDFFFLSAKPTNDKINTNSLNLDEVEKNMIQKAIDKNSGNISKAAKELGLTRASLYRRLEKYGL; encoded by the coding sequence ATGGAGGAGAAAAATTTAGGCAAAATATTAATTGTAGATGACAATGAGGACCTTCTTTTTGCGGCCAAAATGTTGTTGAAAAAACATGCCCGGGAAGTTTTCATAGAAAAGGATCCGAGAAGAATCCCCTTTTTGATCAATAATAATAATTATGATGTCGTATTACTCGACATGAATTTTACTGAGGACACCACTTCTGGCAAAGAAGGATTTCACTGGCTTAGAAAAATCAAGGAAATCGATCCAAAAGCAGTCGTCATCTTAATCACCGCCTTTGGGGATGTAGAAATGGCTGTGCAAGCACTTAAAGAAGGAGCTACGGATTTTATCCTAAAGCCATGGCAGAATGAAAAATTGATAGCTACTTTATCAGCAGCAATCAAGCTCAAAGAGAGTTACAATCAAGTGGACAAACTTTCTAGTCGGCAGAAACAATTGCAGGCCGATATGAAAAAACCTTTTTCTGAAATCATAGGTCATAGCGCCTCTATGAAGAATGTTTTTTCAATTATAGAAAAAGTAGCAAAAACGGATGCAAATATATTGATCTTAGGAGAGAATGGGACGGGAAAGGAGCTTATAGCAAGGGCCATACATGAGCAGTCAGAGAGACATGATGAGATTTTTGTTGGCGTTGACATGGGGGCCATTACAGAAAGCCTTTTTGAAAGTGAGCTTTTTGGACACAAAAAAGGAGCCTATACAGATGCTAAGGAAGACAGGGCTGGAAGGTTTGAAGTAGCGGACAACGGCACCTTGTTTCTGGATGAAATAGGGAACCTAAGTATGCCACTTCAATCTAAATTACTAACTGTACTTCAAAAAAGAGAGGTGACCAGAATAGGAAGCAATAAATCCCTTCCGATAGATATTCGATTGATCTGCGCTACCAATATGCCTATACATGACATGATTTTAGAAAGCACTTTTCGTCAAGATTTGCTTTATAGAATCAATACGGTAGAAATATTTCTCCCTCCACTGAGAGACCGACAGGATGACATACCTATCTTGGCAGAGCACTTCCTGAAGGTTTATGCCAGTAAATACCGAAAGCAATTCAAAGGTTTAAAACACAGTGCCCATCAATTATTACAAAGGTACAGTTGGCCAGGAAATATCAGGGAACTCCAACATGCGATTGAGAGAGCGATCATCATGGCTGAGGGTGAGGAATTGGATAGCAGAGATTTCTTCTTCCTTTCGGCCAAACCTACGAATGACAAGATCAATACAAATTCTTTGAACCTTGATGAGGTGGAAAAGAACATGATTCAAAAGGCTATAGATAAAAATAGTGGCAATATTTCCAAGGCTGCAAAAGAATTAGGATTAACAAGGGCTTCACTTTATAGAAGGTTGGAAAAATATGGATTATAA
- a CDS encoding sensor histidine kinase yields the protein MDYKIGLLGRVFVLALSLFFLAYIITKDAGAFAISLFFILTFVQLILLIRYAESSFKKVRQFLDNIKQNNYSTVYPVKFDGTETDDLHIEFNAILAKLKEDQLEKEANFQYFRTVFQHLSIGLITFEADGSVQILNTAAKRMLNIDKLNHIQEISKINKELYQAIDHLRTGGSELIKIAHPDGIMQLSVYAIELVLRDVKFKLVSLQNIQSELEEKEMEAWQNLIRVLTHEIMNSIAPISSLAATISSDLKSKIKSKGSVEQEDLQDYQMGISTIEKRSEGLINFVSDFRSLAHVPTPKFTAIKIRELFDRLDILFQNQLEEKEIKFTKEILPNDLLLFADCALIEQVLINLTQNAIHAVEDTELKEIKLGAFIDDNGKIIIEVKDTGKGIEEEAMNKIFIPFFTTKQKGSGIGLSLSKQIMRRHKGNLQVKSKVGEGTVFKLIFNA from the coding sequence ATGGATTATAAAATCGGTTTACTAGGAAGGGTCTTTGTGCTTGCATTGAGTCTGTTTTTCCTGGCTTACATTATCACCAAGGATGCAGGTGCATTTGCCATTTCTTTGTTTTTCATTCTCACCTTCGTGCAATTGATTCTCCTGATAAGGTACGCAGAGAGCAGTTTCAAAAAAGTCAGGCAATTCCTCGATAACATCAAACAGAACAATTATTCTACCGTATATCCTGTAAAGTTTGATGGAACTGAAACAGATGATTTGCACATTGAATTCAATGCCATTCTAGCCAAACTTAAAGAAGACCAACTAGAGAAAGAAGCCAACTTCCAATATTTCCGCACTGTATTTCAACATCTTAGTATAGGCCTTATCACCTTTGAAGCAGATGGCAGTGTTCAGATTTTAAACACTGCAGCCAAGCGCATGCTGAACATAGATAAATTAAACCATATTCAAGAGATCTCGAAAATCAATAAGGAGCTGTACCAAGCCATAGACCATCTGAGAACAGGGGGAAGCGAACTTATCAAAATTGCGCATCCTGATGGAATTATGCAATTGTCCGTGTATGCCATTGAATTGGTATTAAGGGATGTTAAATTCAAGTTGGTATCCTTACAGAATATCCAAAGTGAACTTGAGGAGAAGGAAATGGAGGCCTGGCAAAACCTCATTCGTGTACTCACCCATGAAATAATGAATTCAATTGCTCCTATCTCCTCATTGGCAGCAACCATTAGTTCAGACCTTAAAAGTAAAATCAAAAGCAAAGGTTCTGTAGAACAAGAAGATTTGCAGGATTATCAAATGGGTATTTCCACCATAGAAAAAAGAAGTGAAGGGCTGATCAATTTTGTAAGCGATTTTAGAAGCCTTGCTCATGTGCCAACACCTAAGTTTACTGCAATAAAAATAAGAGAGCTATTTGACCGACTGGACATACTTTTTCAAAATCAGCTTGAAGAAAAGGAAATAAAATTCACCAAAGAGATCCTCCCCAATGATCTGCTGCTTTTTGCAGATTGTGCTTTGATAGAGCAGGTACTTATCAATTTGACTCAAAATGCCATTCATGCTGTAGAAGACACGGAGCTAAAAGAAATTAAACTAGGTGCCTTTATTGATGACAATGGCAAAATCATTATTGAAGTAAAGGATACTGGTAAAGGAATAGAGGAAGAAGCCATGAACAAGATTTTCATTCCATTTTTCACTACCAAGCAAAAAGGCTCAGGGATAGGCCTAAGTTTATCCAAGCAAATAATGCGTAGACACAAAGGTAACTTACAGGTAAAGTCGAAGGTAGGGGAAGGTACTGTCTTTAAATTAATCTTTAACGCCTGA
- a CDS encoding biotin--[acetyl-CoA-carboxylase] ligase, which produces MHKILANTVFLGKEIINLTDCHSTNEVALSMVRSGLAKDGVVVITSNQTKGKGQRDNKWISPPSQNLTFSMVFTPRFLSIDEQFMLNMAVAIGVQQGLDTFVKDVKLKWPNDFFLHDKKLGGMLIENRLQGRFLESSVIGVGININQIEFDIENAVSLKSLTGQGFDLNQVLFSVLEKVEQQYLNLKKESYKSIKDQYQQLMYLKDEWATYDDGETFKGKIIGVGNYGHLEMCKQNGEVSRYELKQIRLVKNS; this is translated from the coding sequence ATGCATAAAATCCTTGCCAATACTGTTTTTTTAGGAAAAGAAATTATAAACCTGACAGACTGTCATTCTACTAACGAGGTTGCCCTTTCTATGGTTCGCTCAGGCTTAGCAAAAGATGGGGTAGTTGTTATCACCTCAAATCAAACCAAGGGCAAAGGGCAACGGGATAATAAATGGATATCCCCACCCAGTCAAAACCTGACCTTTAGCATGGTTTTTACCCCGAGATTTTTGTCTATTGATGAGCAATTCATGCTAAATATGGCGGTTGCAATAGGCGTTCAGCAGGGGCTTGATACTTTTGTAAAAGATGTCAAGTTGAAATGGCCCAATGATTTTTTTCTGCATGACAAAAAGTTAGGGGGAATGTTAATTGAAAACCGATTGCAAGGAAGGTTCCTTGAATCTTCAGTAATAGGTGTGGGAATCAATATAAATCAAATCGAATTTGATATAGAGAATGCTGTTTCCTTGAAAAGCTTAACAGGACAGGGATTTGATTTAAATCAAGTTTTGTTTTCAGTATTAGAAAAGGTAGAGCAGCAATACCTGAACTTAAAAAAGGAGTCTTATAAATCGATTAAAGACCAATATCAGCAGTTAATGTACTTGAAAGATGAGTGGGCAACCTATGATGATGGGGAAACTTTTAAAGGGAAAATCATTGGGGTTGGAAATTATGGACACCTTGAAATGTGTAAACAAAATGGAGAGGTAAGCCGTTATGAGCTTAAACAAATTAGGTTAGTTAAAAATAGCTGA